A window of Conger conger chromosome 13, fConCon1.1, whole genome shotgun sequence contains these coding sequences:
- the LOC133108708 gene encoding interleukin-1 receptor type 2-like, with product MQRIHTSSGPLSLGPVLTMALVCSCCFLVSETTADDPSPKILRPKSVKIKASLGKPLVIPCKADAGFGDDVTLVYWLVNRSFVELAYPDGRIRMDQEETDTKGNKTFIQRDLEFRHVTRDDFGATYICVVRNVMGIDRKELRLKRVNQNCMKGRKWKESGEKLRKKNG from the exons ATGCAGCGGATACACACCTCCTCAG GACCCCTCTCTCTGGGCCCTGTCCTCACCATGGCTCTGGTGTGCAGCTGTTGCTTCCTGGTCTCTGAGACCACTGCAG atGATCCATCTCCTAAAATCTTGAGACCGAAGTCAGTGAAGATTAAGGCATCTCTAG GTAAACCACTGGTCATTCCCTGCAAGGCAGACGCTGGATTCGGAGACGACGTGACTCTCGTCTACTGGCTGGTGAACAGGAGCTTCGTAGAGCTTGCCTATCCAGACGGCAGGATCAGGATGGACCAAGAGGA GACAGACACAAAAGGCAACAAAACTTTCATTCAAAGGGATCTGGAATTTCGGCACGTTACCAGGGATGATTTTGGAGCCACTTACATTTGTGTTGTGAGAAATGTAATGGGGATTGACCGGAAGGAGTTGCGGCTGAAAAG AGTGAACCAAAACTGTATGAAAGGCAGGAAATGGAAAGAGTCTGGAGAGAAGTTGAGGAAAAAGAATG GTTAG